The nucleotide sequence AGAGGTGCATGACGGTGTCTGAGCAACGATTACAAGAAGCATTAACAACTTTAAAGAGTTCAGGAGTAAGAATAACACCTCAACGTCATGCCGTGCTTGAGTATCTTATGGAAACGATGAACCATCCAACTGCAGATGATATTTACAAGGCACTTGAAGGGAAGTTCCCTAACATGAGTGTCGCGACTGTTTATAATAATCTGCGTGTCTTTTTGGATATCGGCCTCGTACGAGAGCTGACATATGGAGATGCTTCGAGCCGATTTGATTGCAACACAGCGGAACATTACCATATTATTT is from Halalkalibacillus sediminis and encodes:
- the perR gene encoding peroxide-responsive transcriptional repressor PerR; the protein is MTVSEQRLQEALTTLKSSGVRITPQRHAVLEYLMETMNHPTADDIYKALEGKFPNMSVATVYNNLRVFLDIGLVRELTYGDASSRFDCNTAEHYHIICDSCGKIVDFHYPSLDEVEQLAEQVTGFNVSRHRMEVYGTCEDCQKETQH